Proteins encoded by one window of Streptomyces sp. NBC_01571:
- a CDS encoding HAMP domain-containing protein: MPEASVEASRPVPRSRPARAGGKVAEPELRQLLAGLTAVRDGDFGTRLPDEADGLMGEIATVFNGMVDQLALFTSEVTRVAREVGTEGTLGGQAEVPGVSGTWADLTDSVNAMAGNLTTQVRDIAQVATAVARGDLSQKIDVDARGEILELKETVNTMVDQLSSFADEVTRVAREVGSEGRLGGQAQVPGVGGVWRDLTDSVNFMAGNLTDQVRNIAQVTTAVAKGDLSQKITVDARGEILQLKDTINTMVDQLSAFADEVTRVAREVGTEGRLGGQADVKGVSGTWRDLTDSVNFMAGNLTNQVRSIAQVATAVAKGDLSQKITVEAKGEILQLKDTINTMVDQLSAFADEVTRVAREVGTEGRLGGQADVKGVSGTWKDLTESVNVMADNLTAQVRSIADVTTAVAQGDLSQKIRVDARGEILQLKETINTMVDQLSAFADEVTRVAREVGTEGNLGGQATVRGVSGTWKDLTDNVNVMASNLTGQVRSIAQVATAVAKGDLSQKITVEAKGEVAALADVINTMVDTLSAFADEVTRVAREVGTEGRLGGQARVPNVAGTWKNLTDNVNSMANNLTGQVRNIAQVTTAVANGDLSKKIDVDARGEILELKTTINTMVDQLSSFAAEVTRVAREVGSEGRLGGQAEVEGVSGTWKRLTENVNELAGNLTSQVRAIAEVASAVAEGDLTRSITVEASGEVAELKDNINAMVGSLRETTQANQEQDWLKSSLAHISGLMQGHRDLSVVAELVMEDLTPLVSAQYGAFYLAEDTPGGTELRLVGSYGRPAGIDGHDRFTLGESLVGQAARSRRVITAEGVPGEYIGISSGLGKATPGGLIVLPIAVEDQVLGVIELASFTPFTSIHRDFLERLAETLGVNVNTILANARTDELLEESQRLTGELQARSEELQVQQEELQRSNAELEDKAQLLASQNRDIEGKNLQIEQARQELEDRAQQLSLASKYKSEFLANMSHELRTPLNSLLILAQLLAQNPSRNLTPKQVEYAGIIHSAGSDLLQLINDILDLSKVEAGKMDINLEQVPLRGLLDYIEATFRPMTTQKGLSFAIASASRVPSDLVTDDARLRQVLRNLISNAIKFTERGGIELCIESAGEEEVPAGVHRDGPVVAFRVKDTGIGIAAQHLETIFGAFQQADGTTSRKYGGTGLGLSISREIAHLLGGALTAQSTPGRGSTFTLYLPAARGDFLDQTPADEQGMPAPGEVTSALPANRELSAPAEQAPGQGQPRRLLVIEERQRGLLSLVAESAVGLEGSPGTSDRHGHVEVITTVGAQEAAAALAAEPFHCVVLELDMAEGQAGAFLDAMDGDEALRHVPVLAHSNRQLGADLEQALRARAAGRSLEVLGSLDELRERIALHLSAEQPGDVVALVRSEESRQPRLDTLDEHLQGCTVLVVDDDARNLYALSGILELHGMRVLHAEDGRKGIECLKAHPEIDLILMDVMMPEMDGYAATAEIRQMPEYVDLPVIAVTAKAMPGDRDKSLASGASDYVTKPVDANDLVACIRRWLKEQ, from the coding sequence ATGCCTGAGGCGTCGGTTGAGGCGTCGCGCCCCGTGCCCCGCTCCAGGCCGGCGCGGGCTGGTGGGAAGGTCGCGGAGCCGGAGCTGCGCCAGTTGCTGGCGGGGCTGACGGCGGTGCGCGACGGTGACTTCGGCACCCGGCTGCCCGATGAGGCCGACGGTCTCATGGGGGAGATCGCCACTGTGTTCAACGGCATGGTCGATCAGCTGGCCCTGTTCACCTCCGAGGTCACCCGGGTGGCCCGCGAGGTGGGCACCGAGGGCACCCTGGGCGGCCAGGCCGAGGTTCCGGGCGTCTCGGGCACCTGGGCGGACCTGACCGACTCGGTCAACGCGATGGCGGGCAACCTCACCACCCAGGTTCGGGACATCGCGCAGGTGGCCACCGCGGTCGCCCGGGGGGATCTGTCGCAGAAGATCGATGTCGATGCGCGCGGGGAGATCTTGGAGCTGAAGGAGACCGTCAACACGATGGTCGACCAGCTCTCCTCGTTCGCCGACGAGGTCACCCGGGTGGCCCGCGAGGTGGGCAGCGAGGGCCGGCTGGGCGGGCAGGCTCAGGTGCCGGGCGTGGGTGGCGTGTGGCGGGATCTGACCGACTCGGTGAACTTTATGGCCGGCAACCTCACCGACCAGGTCCGCAACATCGCGCAGGTGACCACCGCCGTCGCCAAGGGCGACCTCTCGCAGAAGATCACCGTGGATGCCCGGGGTGAGATTCTGCAGCTGAAGGACACCATCAACACGATGGTCGACCAGCTGTCGGCGTTCGCCGACGAGGTCACCCGCGTGGCCCGCGAGGTCGGCACCGAGGGCCGGCTCGGCGGCCAGGCGGACGTCAAGGGCGTCTCGGGAACCTGGCGGGATCTGACCGACTCGGTGAACTTCATGGCCGGCAACCTCACCAACCAGGTCCGCTCCATCGCCCAGGTGGCCACCGCGGTGGCCAAGGGCGACCTGTCCCAGAAGATCACCGTCGAGGCCAAGGGTGAGATTCTGCAGCTGAAGGACACCATCAACACGATGGTCGACCAGCTGTCGGCGTTCGCCGACGAGGTCACCCGCGTGGCCCGCGAGGTCGGCACCGAGGGCCGGCTCGGCGGCCAGGCGGATGTCAAGGGCGTCTCGGGAACGTGGAAGGACCTCACCGAGTCCGTCAACGTCATGGCCGACAACCTGACCGCGCAGGTCCGTTCCATCGCCGACGTCACCACCGCGGTCGCCCAGGGGGATCTGTCGCAGAAGATCCGGGTGGATGCCCGGGGTGAGATTCTGCAGCTGAAGGAGACCATCAACACGATGGTGGACCAGCTGTCGGCGTTCGCCGACGAGGTCACCCGCGTGGCCCGCGAAGTGGGCACGGAAGGAAACCTCGGGGGGCAGGCGACCGTACGTGGCGTCTCCGGTACCTGGAAGGACCTGACCGACAACGTCAACGTCATGGCCTCCAACCTGACCGGGCAGGTCCGCTCCATCGCCCAGGTCGCCACCGCGGTGGCCAAGGGCGACCTGTCCCAGAAGATCACCGTCGAGGCCAAGGGCGAGGTCGCAGCCCTCGCCGACGTCATCAACACCATGGTCGACACGCTCTCCGCGTTCGCCGACGAGGTCACGCGGGTGGCACGTGAGGTCGGCACCGAGGGCCGGCTCGGCGGCCAGGCGAGGGTGCCGAACGTCGCCGGGACCTGGAAGAACCTGACCGACAACGTCAACTCGATGGCGAACAACCTCACCGGCCAGGTCCGCAACATCGCCCAGGTGACAACCGCGGTCGCCAACGGCGACCTGTCCAAGAAGATCGACGTCGATGCGCGCGGGGAGATCCTGGAACTGAAGACCACCATCAACACGATGGTGGATCAGCTGTCCTCGTTCGCCGCCGAGGTCACCCGTGTGGCACGTGAAGTGGGCAGCGAGGGCCGCCTCGGCGGTCAGGCAGAGGTCGAGGGCGTCTCGGGCACGTGGAAGCGGTTGACGGAGAACGTCAACGAACTCGCCGGGAACCTGACCAGCCAGGTGCGGGCGATCGCGGAGGTGGCCAGCGCGGTCGCCGAGGGCGACCTGACCCGCTCGATCACCGTGGAAGCCTCCGGCGAGGTCGCCGAACTCAAGGACAACATCAACGCCATGGTCGGGTCCCTCAGGGAAACGACTCAGGCCAACCAGGAACAGGACTGGCTCAAGTCCAGCCTGGCGCACATCTCCGGCCTGATGCAGGGCCACCGCGACCTGTCGGTGGTGGCCGAGCTGGTCATGGAGGATCTCACCCCGCTGGTGTCGGCGCAGTACGGCGCGTTCTACCTGGCCGAAGACACCCCGGGCGGTACGGAACTCAGGCTCGTGGGCTCCTACGGCCGGCCCGCCGGCATCGACGGCCACGACCGGTTCACGCTGGGTGAGTCGCTGGTGGGCCAGGCGGCCCGCAGCCGCCGCGTCATCACCGCCGAGGGGGTGCCCGGCGAGTACATCGGCATCTCCAGCGGACTGGGCAAGGCCACCCCGGGCGGACTGATCGTGCTGCCCATTGCGGTGGAGGACCAGGTGCTCGGCGTGATCGAACTGGCGTCCTTCACGCCCTTCACCTCCATCCACCGCGACTTCCTCGAGCGGCTCGCGGAAACGCTCGGCGTGAACGTCAACACCATCCTCGCCAACGCTCGCACCGATGAACTGCTCGAGGAGTCCCAGCGGCTGACCGGGGAACTCCAGGCCCGCTCCGAGGAACTGCAGGTGCAGCAGGAGGAACTGCAGCGCTCCAACGCGGAGCTGGAGGACAAGGCCCAGCTCCTGGCCTCGCAGAACCGCGACATCGAAGGCAAGAATCTGCAGATCGAGCAGGCCCGCCAGGAGCTGGAGGACCGCGCCCAGCAGCTGTCTTTGGCGTCGAAGTACAAGTCGGAGTTCCTGGCCAACATGAGCCACGAGCTGCGCACCCCGCTCAACAGCCTGCTCATCCTGGCCCAGTTGCTCGCCCAGAACCCCTCGCGCAACCTGACGCCGAAGCAGGTGGAGTACGCGGGCATCATCCACTCGGCCGGCTCCGACCTGCTCCAGCTGATCAACGACATCCTGGACCTGTCCAAGGTCGAGGCCGGGAAGATGGACATCAACCTCGAGCAGGTCCCGCTGCGCGGGCTGCTGGACTACATCGAGGCGACGTTCCGCCCGATGACCACACAGAAGGGCCTGTCCTTCGCCATCGCCTCCGCCTCCCGGGTGCCCTCGGATCTGGTCACCGACGATGCCCGGCTGCGGCAGGTGCTGCGCAACCTGATCTCGAACGCGATCAAGTTCACCGAGCGCGGGGGTATCGAGCTGTGCATCGAGTCGGCCGGCGAGGAGGAGGTACCCGCCGGTGTGCACCGGGACGGGCCGGTGGTGGCCTTCCGGGTCAAGGACACCGGGATCGGCATCGCAGCCCAGCACCTGGAGACGATCTTCGGCGCGTTCCAGCAGGCGGACGGGACCACCAGCCGCAAATACGGGGGCACCGGGCTGGGGCTGTCCATCAGTCGCGAGATCGCCCATCTCCTGGGCGGCGCTCTCACCGCCCAGAGCACGCCCGGCCGGGGCAGCACCTTCACGTTGTACCTGCCGGCCGCACGCGGTGACTTCCTCGACCAGACCCCGGCCGACGAGCAGGGCATGCCGGCCCCCGGGGAGGTAACCAGTGCGCTGCCAGCGAATCGGGAGCTGTCTGCCCCCGCGGAACAGGCTCCGGGGCAGGGGCAGCCGCGTCGGCTGCTGGTGATCGAAGAGCGCCAGCGCGGCCTGCTGTCGCTGGTCGCCGAAAGCGCGGTCGGGCTTGAGGGAAGCCCTGGAACATCCGATCGCCATGGCCACGTCGAGGTGATCACGACGGTCGGAGCCCAGGAAGCTGCCGCCGCACTGGCGGCCGAGCCCTTCCACTGCGTCGTGCTGGAGCTGGACATGGCCGAGGGCCAGGCAGGGGCCTTCCTCGACGCGATGGACGGTGATGAGGCACTGCGGCACGTGCCCGTGCTCGCGCACAGCAACCGTCAGCTCGGCGCGGACCTGGAGCAGGCACTTCGGGCTCGGGCGGCCGGGCGTTCGCTGGAAGTCCTGGGCAGCCTGGACGAACTGCGCGAGCGCATCGCCCTGCATCTGTCGGCCGAGCAGCCGGGAGACGTGGTGGCGCTGGTACGCAGCGAGGAGAGCCGGCAGCCTCGGCTCGACACCCTCGATGAGCACTTGCAGGGCTGCACCGTGCTGGTCGTCGATGACGACGCCCGCAACCTCTACGCCCTCTCCGGGATCCTGGAACTGCACGGTATGCGTGTTCTGCACGCCGAGGACGGCCGTAAGGGGATCGAGTGCCTGAAGGCGCATCCCGAGATCGATCTGATCTTGATGGATGTGATGATGCCGGAGATGGACGGCTACGCCGCGACCGCCGAGATACGGCAGATGCCCGAGTACGTGGACCTGCCGGTCATCGCGGTGACCGCGAAGGCCATGCCGGGAGACCGGGACAAGAGCCTTGCCTCCGGCGCCAGCGACTACGTCACCAAGCCTGTGGACGCCAACGATCTCGTGGCGTGCATCCGGCGCTGGCTCAAGGAGCAGTGA
- a CDS encoding serine/threonine-protein kinase produces MNGPRTDFPPTQRVAAETVGGRYRLGAGIGRGGAADVYEGVDVRLGRRIAVKIFRAGADPEMERRFAEEAVLLARLQHPGLVTVYDAGRHQGRAYLVMELVTGRTLRECLASGPLSPRRVAELGAALARALAHVHDAGIVHRDIKPSNVLLDASGAPHLADFGIARLVNATHHTASDVLIGTAAYLAPEQVMGREVRPAADIYALGLVLLECLKGELEYEGTPLEAAVARVHRSPVVPGSLPPGLARLLHAMTAQDETTRPDAPSCARALSALCAAPPHAVTDAALSSVAPVTLSARADDETRSRARARHTGRTGHARRLAVGTALTALSAALGAALAMTLGTGAHSDERAGSGSPASELAQPPSDSAKAPRTAAADPNTRRPESGSASEPSRSTTTAATVGDTAPASETAVTEAAAPAAARRTSPGAEKGGDTPQHHAPGRDKEATKGAPAHAGPGGARKPAGASGGSQDRAGRKSHG; encoded by the coding sequence ATGAACGGCCCCCGAACAGACTTCCCGCCGACGCAGAGGGTGGCCGCCGAGACCGTGGGTGGCCGGTACCGGCTGGGCGCCGGTATCGGCCGAGGAGGTGCCGCCGACGTCTACGAGGGCGTCGACGTCCGCCTCGGACGACGGATCGCCGTCAAGATCTTCCGGGCGGGAGCCGACCCGGAGATGGAACGACGGTTCGCCGAGGAGGCCGTCCTTCTGGCGCGGCTTCAGCACCCCGGTCTGGTGACCGTCTACGACGCCGGCCGGCACCAGGGCCGCGCCTACCTCGTCATGGAGCTGGTCACAGGGCGGACGTTGCGCGAGTGCCTCGCGAGCGGGCCGCTGTCCCCCCGGCGCGTCGCCGAGCTGGGCGCCGCCCTCGCGCGGGCGCTCGCCCATGTGCACGACGCCGGCATCGTGCACCGCGACATCAAGCCGTCGAACGTCCTGCTGGACGCCTCTGGCGCTCCTCACCTCGCGGACTTCGGCATCGCCCGGCTGGTGAACGCCACTCATCACACCGCTTCCGACGTCCTCATAGGAACCGCTGCCTATCTTGCGCCGGAGCAGGTCATGGGCAGGGAGGTCCGACCGGCCGCCGACATCTACGCCCTCGGCCTGGTCCTGCTCGAATGCCTGAAAGGGGAACTGGAGTACGAGGGGACCCCGCTGGAAGCGGCTGTGGCACGCGTGCACCGGTCGCCCGTCGTCCCAGGCTCGCTCCCGCCCGGTCTGGCCCGTCTCCTGCACGCCATGACGGCTCAGGACGAGACGACGCGGCCCGACGCCCCGAGTTGTGCCCGGGCGCTGTCCGCTCTGTGCGCCGCACCTCCGCACGCCGTAACGGACGCCGCGCTGTCCTCGGTGGCCCCCGTCACCCTCTCCGCGCGGGCGGACGACGAGACGCGCAGCCGGGCCCGGGCACGGCACACCGGCAGGACGGGACACGCGCGCCGCCTCGCGGTCGGCACCGCCCTGACCGCGCTTTCGGCGGCTCTGGGGGCCGCCCTCGCCATGACCCTGGGCACCGGCGCGCACAGCGACGAACGCGCCGGCTCCGGCTCCCCCGCGTCCGAACTGGCCCAGCCGCCCTCCGACTCCGCCAAGGCGCCGAGGACCGCCGCCGCAGACCCGAACACGCGGCGGCCAGAGTCGGGTTCGGCGTCCGAGCCGTCACGCTCCACCACCACCGCAGCCACGGTCGGCGACACGGCCCCGGCCAGCGAGACAGCCGTGACCGAAGCCGCGGCTCCGGCCGCCGCGCGCCGGACGTCACCCGGTGCGGAGAAGGGCGGCGACACCCCTCAGCACCACGCCCCGGGCCGCGACAAGGAGGCGACCAAGGGTGCTCCCGCCCACGCCGGGCCCGGCGGCGCGCGGAAGCCGGCCGGGGCGTCCGGCGGCTCCCAGGACAGGGCAGGCCGGAAGAGCCACGGCTGA